One genomic segment of Amycolatopsis sp. WQ 127309 includes these proteins:
- a CDS encoding AAA family ATPase, with the protein MKIAFVGKGGSGKTTLSSLFVAYLAAAGKPVLAIDADINQHLAVALGATEEEALAWPTLGDNMTLIKDYLRGDNPRIPDAASMIKTTPPGRGSRLVRPFEDNPVFDTCFRQLGGVRLGVTGQFDEDDLGVKCYHSKVGAAELLLNHLVDVDGEYVVMDMTAGADAFASGLFTRFDVTFLVCEPTVRSVGVYRQYADHARDFGVRLVVVGNKVTDDEDVEFLQEQVGGALLGWMSASGHVRAAERGATRPIGELEPRNLSTLCAMQAAVDAEQRDWARYQRQAVEFHLRNAKAWAGADLVSQVDPEFVLGPQVTV; encoded by the coding sequence GTGAAGATCGCGTTCGTCGGCAAGGGCGGGAGCGGCAAGACCACGCTGTCGTCGTTGTTCGTCGCGTACCTCGCCGCCGCCGGCAAGCCGGTGCTGGCCATCGACGCCGACATCAACCAGCACCTCGCGGTGGCGCTCGGCGCGACCGAGGAGGAAGCACTCGCCTGGCCGACGCTCGGCGACAACATGACCCTGATCAAGGACTACCTGCGCGGCGACAACCCGCGCATCCCGGATGCCGCGTCGATGATCAAGACGACGCCACCGGGGCGCGGGTCGCGGCTGGTCAGGCCGTTCGAGGACAACCCGGTGTTCGACACGTGCTTCCGGCAGCTGGGCGGCGTGCGCCTCGGCGTGACCGGGCAGTTCGACGAGGACGACCTCGGCGTCAAGTGCTACCACTCGAAGGTCGGCGCGGCGGAGCTGCTGCTGAACCACCTGGTCGACGTCGACGGCGAGTACGTCGTGATGGACATGACCGCGGGGGCCGACGCCTTCGCGTCGGGGCTGTTCACGCGGTTCGACGTGACGTTCCTGGTGTGCGAGCCGACGGTGCGCAGCGTGGGCGTCTACCGGCAGTACGCCGACCACGCACGCGACTTCGGCGTGCGGCTCGTGGTGGTCGGGAACAAGGTGACCGACGACGAGGACGTCGAGTTCCTGCAGGAGCAGGTCGGCGGGGCGCTGCTGGGCTGGATGTCGGCTTCGGGCCACGTGCGCGCGGCCGAGCGCGGCGCGACCCGCCCGATCGGCGAGCTGGAGCCGCGCAACCTGTCGACGCTGTGCGCGATGCAGGCGGCGGTCGACGCCGAGCAGCGCGACTGGGCGCGCTACCAGCGTCAAGCCGTCGAATTCCACCTGCGCAACGCCAAGGCGTGGGCGGGCGCCGACCTCGTCTCCCAAGTGGACCCCGAGTTCGTGCTGGGCCCGCAGGTGACGGTCTAG
- a CDS encoding RNB domain-containing ribonuclease: MIRTHSAGGDFGPLRAEFSLPESFGPEVLAEAEAAVLDPLAAAGPREDATDLPFVTIDPPGSKDLDQAMVVERTAHGFRVHYAIADLAAFVPPGGALDRESRRRGQTLYLPDGNVPLHPPVLSEGAASLLPGEIRPAVLWTIETDEAGEPTATRVRRALVRSTEQFDYETVQAALDAGDPHPSVAALPELGRRRRELAVRRGAVELQLPEQEISGDPDGGWVLARRPRTVVDAWNAEISLLTGMAAARIMIDAKIGVLRTLPDPEPEAVDWLRRSAEAVGIAWPAADTVSEFLSRLDPRQPASMAIYADTTRLLRGAGYTAFDGELPALTTHAGIGGAYAHVTAPIRRLVDRFATEICLAVSADREVPEWVHAALTDVPDRMTASDTLAAKVERACIDQVEAWVLAEHVGGEFSAVVLRADENKAEILVEDPTVMAKCAGEKLTAGARIGVRLTAVDVEKRKVSFERA, encoded by the coding sequence GTGATCAGGACACACTCGGCGGGCGGGGACTTCGGCCCCCTTCGTGCCGAGTTTTCGCTGCCGGAGTCCTTCGGGCCCGAGGTGCTGGCCGAGGCCGAAGCCGCGGTCCTGGATCCCCTGGCCGCGGCCGGGCCCCGGGAGGACGCCACGGACCTGCCGTTCGTCACCATCGACCCGCCCGGCTCCAAGGACCTCGACCAGGCGATGGTCGTCGAGCGCACCGCGCACGGCTTCCGCGTGCACTACGCGATCGCCGACCTGGCCGCGTTCGTGCCGCCCGGCGGTGCGCTGGACCGGGAGTCGCGCCGGCGCGGGCAGACGCTCTACCTGCCCGACGGCAACGTCCCGCTGCACCCGCCGGTGCTGTCCGAGGGCGCGGCGAGCCTGCTGCCCGGCGAGATCCGGCCCGCCGTGCTCTGGACCATCGAGACCGACGAAGCGGGCGAGCCGACGGCGACCCGGGTGCGCCGCGCGCTGGTCCGGTCCACCGAGCAGTTCGACTACGAGACCGTCCAGGCCGCCCTCGACGCCGGCGACCCGCACCCTTCGGTGGCCGCGCTGCCGGAGCTGGGACGGCGACGGCGGGAGCTGGCCGTCCGGCGCGGCGCCGTCGAGCTGCAGCTGCCCGAGCAGGAGATCAGCGGCGACCCGGACGGCGGCTGGGTGCTCGCCCGCCGTCCGCGCACCGTCGTCGACGCCTGGAACGCCGAGATCTCGCTGCTCACCGGGATGGCCGCGGCGCGGATCATGATCGACGCGAAGATCGGCGTCCTGCGCACGCTGCCCGACCCGGAACCCGAGGCCGTCGACTGGCTGCGCCGCTCCGCCGAGGCGGTCGGCATCGCCTGGCCGGCGGCCGACACCGTCTCGGAGTTCCTGTCCCGGCTGGATCCCCGGCAGCCCGCGTCGATGGCGATCTACGCCGATACGACGCGGTTGCTGCGCGGCGCGGGCTACACGGCCTTCGACGGCGAGCTGCCCGCGCTGACGACGCACGCGGGCATCGGCGGCGCGTACGCGCACGTGACGGCGCCGATCCGGCGGCTGGTCGACCGGTTCGCGACGGAGATCTGCCTCGCGGTTTCGGCCGATCGCGAGGTGCCGGAGTGGGTCCACGCGGCGCTGACGGACGTCCCGGACCGCATGACGGCGTCGGACACCCTCGCCGCGAAGGTCGAGCGGGCGTGCATCGACCAGGTCGAGGCGTGGGTGCTGGCCGAGCACGTCGGCGGCGAGTTCAGCGCCGTCGTGCTGCGGGCGGACGAGAACAAGGCCGAGATCCTCGTCGAGGACCCGACGGTGATGGCCAAGTGCGCGGGGGAGAAGCTGACCGCGGGCGCGCGCATCGGCGTGCGGCTGACCGCGGTGGACGTCGAGAAGCGGAAGGTGTCGTTCGAACGCGCATGA
- a CDS encoding helical backbone metal receptor, with amino-acid sequence MTLTDDLGEPVPLAGPASRVVSLVPSLTEAVEVSAPGRLAGVTDYCTHPAALDVPRVGGSKYPKLDRVLDLAPDLVLANSEENRPEDVERLRANGIPVWVMAASASVPAALGSLRRILTQAYDLPEPAWLVEAEEIWREVRPVRFHAVVPVWRKPWIVLGRETFAGDVLRRVGVANVYAASEERYPRPDVEELRAHFAADADLLVLPDEPYLFTDNDGPDHFPDERYVLVSGRHLTWYGPSLVDAHAALLEALPKP; translated from the coding sequence ATGACTTTGACCGACGACTTGGGCGAACCGGTTCCGCTGGCAGGACCGGCTTCGAGGGTCGTGTCGCTGGTGCCGTCGCTGACCGAAGCCGTCGAGGTCAGCGCGCCCGGGCGGCTCGCCGGGGTCACGGACTACTGCACCCATCCGGCTGCTTTGGACGTCCCGCGGGTCGGCGGGTCGAAGTACCCGAAGCTGGACCGGGTGCTGGACCTGGCGCCCGACCTCGTGCTGGCCAACTCGGAGGAGAACCGCCCGGAGGACGTCGAAAGGTTGCGCGCCAACGGGATCCCGGTGTGGGTGATGGCGGCGTCGGCCTCGGTCCCGGCCGCGCTGGGCTCGTTGCGGCGGATCCTGACCCAGGCGTACGACCTGCCGGAGCCGGCCTGGCTGGTCGAGGCCGAGGAGATCTGGCGCGAGGTGCGGCCGGTCCGGTTCCACGCGGTGGTCCCGGTGTGGCGCAAGCCGTGGATCGTGCTGGGCCGCGAGACGTTCGCGGGCGACGTCCTGCGCCGGGTCGGCGTGGCGAACGTCTACGCGGCGTCCGAGGAGCGCTACCCGAGGCCGGACGTCGAGGAGCTGCGCGCGCACTTCGCGGCGGACGCGGACCTGCTGGTGCTGCCGGACGAGCCGTACTTGTTCACCGACAACGACGGCCCGGACCACTTCCCGGACGAGCGGTACGTCCTGGTCTCGGGACGGCACCTCACGTGGTACGGCCCGTCTTTGGTCGACGCGCACGCCGCACTGCTGGAGGCCCTGCCAAAGCCGTGA
- a CDS encoding aldehyde dehydrogenase family protein produces the protein MTFPFWVAGKPVTGGATADVRHSFDGSLAGSHFVPSTSDVEAAVQAAHDVRDEFATLPAHVRAGALDHVSRALGERSEEIASLITDESGKPLKWARGEVGRAVSTFRWAAEEARRFSGELQRLDTDPGGTGRLALVRRVPRGPVLGITPFNFPLNLVAHKVAPAIAVGAPIVLKPAPATPLTALLLGEILAETDLPAGSWSILPVDNETSSRLVRDPRLPVVSFTGSVPVGWSIRDSVPRKHVALELGGNGAVLVCPDWTDLDFAAQRIATFAMYQAGQSCISVQRVYAHTSVYDALVEKVLSQVQALRTGDPRAEGVDVGPMINDDAAARVSSWVSAAVAAGGRLLTGGGRSGATFEPTVLADVPEDASVMADEVFGPVVSLVRVASVEEGVARINASRFGLQAGVFTRDLPTAFAVSSSLQVGGVLVGDVPSFRADQMPYGGVKDSGVGREGPASAMADFTEERVTVLTGLTL, from the coding sequence GTGACTTTCCCCTTCTGGGTCGCCGGAAAGCCGGTGACCGGCGGTGCTACGGCTGACGTCCGCCACTCCTTCGACGGCTCTCTCGCCGGTTCGCACTTCGTACCGTCCACTTCGGACGTCGAGGCGGCGGTGCAGGCCGCGCACGACGTCCGCGACGAGTTCGCGACGCTGCCCGCGCACGTCCGCGCCGGGGCGCTGGACCACGTGTCCCGGGCTTTGGGCGAGCGGTCCGAGGAGATCGCGTCTTTGATCACCGATGAGTCCGGCAAGCCGCTGAAGTGGGCGCGCGGCGAGGTCGGCCGCGCGGTGTCGACGTTCCGCTGGGCCGCCGAGGAGGCCCGCCGCTTCTCCGGCGAGCTGCAGCGCCTCGACACCGACCCGGGCGGCACCGGCCGGTTGGCGCTGGTCCGGCGCGTGCCGCGCGGGCCGGTGCTGGGCATCACGCCGTTCAACTTCCCGCTGAACCTGGTGGCGCACAAGGTGGCCCCGGCGATCGCGGTCGGCGCGCCGATCGTGCTCAAGCCCGCGCCCGCGACGCCGCTGACGGCGTTGCTGCTGGGCGAAATCCTGGCCGAGACGGATCTTCCGGCGGGCTCGTGGTCGATCCTGCCGGTGGACAACGAGACGTCGTCGCGGCTGGTCCGGGACCCGCGGCTGCCGGTGGTGTCGTTCACCGGCTCGGTCCCGGTCGGCTGGAGCATCCGCGACAGCGTGCCGCGCAAGCACGTCGCGCTGGAACTGGGCGGCAACGGCGCGGTCCTCGTCTGTCCCGATTGGACGGACCTCGACTTCGCGGCGCAGCGCATCGCGACGTTCGCCATGTACCAGGCCGGGCAGTCGTGCATCTCGGTGCAGCGGGTGTACGCGCACACTTCGGTCTACGACGCGTTGGTCGAAAAGGTCCTTTCGCAGGTGCAGGCGTTGCGGACGGGCGACCCGCGCGCGGAGGGCGTGGACGTCGGCCCGATGATCAACGACGACGCGGCCGCGCGGGTTTCCTCGTGGGTGTCCGCTGCTGTTGCCGCGGGCGGTCGCTTGCTGACCGGCGGCGGGCGTTCGGGCGCGACCTTCGAGCCGACGGTGCTCGCGGACGTCCCGGAGGACGCGTCGGTGATGGCGGACGAGGTCTTCGGCCCGGTGGTCTCACTGGTGCGCGTCGCCTCCGTGGAGGAGGGAGTGGCGCGGATCAACGCGTCACGCTTCGGGCTACAGGCGGGCGTGTTCACGCGAGACCTCCCGACGGCGTTCGCGGTGTCTTCTTCGCTCCAGGTCGGCGGGGTCCTGGTGGGCGACGTCCCGAGCTTCCGAGCCGACCAGATGCCGTACGGCGGAGTGAAGGACTCGGGCGTCGGCCGCGAAGGCCCGGCATCGGCGATGGCGGACTTCACGGAGGAGCGAGTAACGGTCCTGACCGGCCTGACGCTGTAG
- the gabT gene encoding 4-aminobutyrate--2-oxoglutarate transaminase has translation MTASTTAEPQAPAPRQRRLRTEIPGPVSRELQQRRAAAVAAGVSSVLPVYVTSAGGGLLTDADGNVLIDLGSGIAVTSVGHSVPAVVDRVREQAGLFTHTCFMVTPYEGYVEVCEALAELTPGDHAKKSVLFNSGAEAVENAVKIARVATGRQAVVVFDHAYHGRTNLTMGMTAKSVPYKHGFGPFAPEVYRVPGSYPFRDGLSGADAAALAIDRIEKQIGGDQVAAVVLEPIQGEGGFIEPARGFLPALSRWCTENGVVFVADEVQTGFCRTGSWFASNDEDVVPDLVATAKGIAGGLPLAAVTGRAELLDAVPPGGLGGTYGGNPIACAAALGSIETMKAGNLAASAKRIEGVVLPRLRALADETGVIGDVRGRGAMLAAEFVRPGTTEPDADLTKRVAAACHRAGVVVLTCGTYGNVVRLLPPLSLSTDLLDEGLAVLEHAVRTEARS, from the coding sequence GTGACCGCAAGCACCACCGCCGAGCCGCAGGCCCCGGCACCCCGGCAGCGCCGGCTGCGCACCGAGATCCCCGGTCCCGTCTCGCGCGAGCTGCAGCAGCGGCGTGCCGCCGCCGTCGCCGCCGGGGTCAGCTCGGTGCTGCCCGTCTACGTCACCTCCGCCGGCGGCGGCCTGCTGACCGACGCCGACGGCAACGTCCTGATCGACCTCGGCTCCGGCATCGCGGTGACCAGCGTCGGGCACTCCGTCCCGGCCGTCGTCGACCGCGTCCGCGAGCAGGCTGGGCTGTTCACCCACACCTGTTTCATGGTCACGCCGTACGAGGGTTACGTCGAGGTGTGCGAAGCCTTGGCCGAGCTGACGCCGGGCGACCACGCGAAGAAGTCGGTGCTGTTCAACTCCGGCGCGGAAGCCGTCGAGAACGCCGTGAAGATCGCGCGCGTCGCGACCGGGCGCCAGGCCGTCGTCGTGTTCGACCACGCCTACCACGGCCGCACCAACCTGACCATGGGCATGACCGCGAAGTCGGTGCCCTACAAGCACGGCTTCGGCCCGTTCGCCCCCGAGGTCTACCGCGTGCCGGGGTCGTACCCGTTCCGCGACGGCCTGTCCGGCGCCGACGCCGCCGCGCTGGCGATCGACCGGATCGAGAAGCAGATCGGCGGCGACCAGGTGGCCGCCGTCGTCCTGGAGCCGATCCAGGGCGAGGGCGGGTTCATCGAGCCGGCACGCGGCTTCCTGCCCGCGTTGTCGCGCTGGTGCACGGAAAACGGCGTCGTGTTCGTCGCCGACGAGGTGCAGACCGGCTTCTGCCGCACCGGTTCCTGGTTCGCGTCGAACGACGAGGACGTCGTCCCGGACCTGGTCGCGACGGCCAAGGGCATCGCGGGCGGGCTCCCCCTCGCGGCGGTCACCGGCCGCGCCGAGCTGCTCGACGCCGTCCCGCCGGGCGGCCTCGGCGGCACGTACGGCGGCAACCCGATCGCCTGCGCCGCCGCGCTCGGCTCGATCGAGACGATGAAGGCCGGGAACCTGGCCGCGTCGGCGAAGCGCATCGAAGGGGTTGTCCTGCCGCGGCTGCGCGCGCTGGCCGACGAAACCGGGGTGATCGGCGACGTCCGCGGCCGCGGCGCGATGCTGGCCGCGGAGTTCGTGCGGCCGGGCACGACCGAGCCGGACGCCGACCTCACCAAGCGCGTCGCGGCGGCCTGTCACCGGGCCGGCGTCGTCGTGCTGACCTGCGGCACCTACGGCAACGTCGTCCGCCTGCTGCCGCCGCTGTCCCTGTCCACCGACCTGCTCGACGAGGGCCTCGCGGTCCTCGAGCACGCTGTCCGCACGGAGGCTCGCTCGTGA
- a CDS encoding PucR family transcriptional regulator ligand-binding domain-containing protein, with amino-acid sequence MALTLRGLAADRPLGLRVLTGDDLLDRPIGWVHPTELTDPQAFLEGGELLLTTGLTLDERTSPGYVRRLVDAGVAGLGFGVGLSHDEVPHALVATAAEVGLPVLEVPRETPFIAITRAVSRAVAADEYATTVRIGTAQQELTRTAVGKGGPAGVLRKLAKLIDGWVLLFDRTTVTEAAPASARAYGASLREELERLRTGTRVVSVGEDEVVLQTLDTSARRVLAVGTAVPLDTAGRHIVNTAVSLLSLALEQDRAQAAARQALRSGLLELLADGQDELALRVLTTTGAEPPEAPWSVLVFAGAAASRRKLLEALEGEALFAARWDALVVAFGSGTVVDVVAEAALRIGGLNGGVAGPVAAADFAAGLEQAELAARAAEAEDKILLSAAEHTGRGLLSLIDPVVAQAFAHGLLAPLREHDETGRGDLVGSLRCWLEHHGHWDTAAARLGVHRHTLRNRIRKAEELLGRDLDSPGVRAELWVALQT; translated from the coding sequence ATGGCACTCACGCTGCGCGGACTGGCCGCCGACCGCCCGCTCGGCCTGCGCGTGCTGACCGGCGACGATCTCCTGGACCGGCCGATCGGCTGGGTGCACCCGACGGAGCTGACCGACCCGCAGGCCTTCCTGGAGGGCGGCGAGCTGCTGCTGACGACCGGCCTGACCCTGGACGAGCGGACGTCCCCGGGTTACGTGCGCCGCTTGGTGGACGCCGGGGTCGCGGGGCTCGGTTTCGGCGTCGGCCTGAGCCACGACGAGGTGCCGCACGCGCTGGTCGCCACCGCCGCCGAGGTGGGACTGCCGGTGCTGGAGGTACCGCGCGAGACGCCGTTCATCGCGATCACCCGCGCGGTCTCGCGAGCGGTGGCGGCGGACGAGTACGCCACGACGGTCCGCATCGGCACGGCCCAGCAGGAACTGACCCGCACGGCGGTCGGCAAGGGCGGCCCGGCGGGGGTGCTGCGCAAACTGGCCAAGCTGATCGACGGCTGGGTCCTGCTCTTCGACCGCACCACCGTCACCGAAGCCGCTCCGGCGAGCGCGCGAGCGTACGGCGCTTCGCTGCGCGAAGAGCTGGAGCGCCTTCGCACGGGCACGCGCGTGGTGTCGGTGGGGGAGGACGAGGTGGTGCTGCAGACACTCGACACCAGCGCGCGACGGGTGCTGGCGGTCGGTACCGCGGTGCCGCTCGACACGGCGGGGCGGCACATCGTGAACACCGCGGTGTCGTTGCTTTCCCTTGCGCTGGAACAGGATCGCGCGCAGGCCGCGGCGCGGCAGGCTTTGCGGTCGGGGCTGCTGGAGCTGCTCGCCGACGGACAGGACGAGCTGGCGTTGCGGGTGCTGACCACGACGGGGGCCGAGCCGCCGGAAGCGCCGTGGTCGGTGCTGGTGTTCGCCGGGGCGGCCGCCTCGCGGCGGAAACTGCTGGAAGCGCTGGAGGGCGAGGCGTTGTTCGCGGCGCGCTGGGACGCGCTGGTGGTCGCCTTCGGCTCGGGCACGGTGGTCGACGTGGTGGCCGAGGCGGCGCTGCGGATCGGCGGCCTCAACGGCGGCGTCGCCGGGCCGGTGGCCGCGGCGGACTTCGCGGCCGGCCTGGAACAGGCGGAGCTGGCGGCCCGCGCGGCGGAAGCCGAGGACAAGATCCTGTTGTCGGCGGCGGAGCACACCGGCCGCGGCCTGCTGTCCCTCATCGATCCGGTGGTGGCTCAAGCGTTTGCCCACGGCCTGCTGGCCCCGCTGCGCGAGCACGACGAAACCGGCCGCGGCGACCTCGTCGGCTCACTGCGCTGCTGGCTGGAGCACCACGGCCACTGGGACACCGCGGCCGCGCGGCTCGGCGTCCACCGCCACACGCTGCGCAACCGCATCCGGAAGGCCGAAGAGCTGCTCGGCCGCGACCTCGACTCACCCGGCGTCCGCGCGGAACTCTGGGTGGCGTTGCAGACCTGA
- a CDS encoding cache domain-containing protein, with protein sequence MTDTRTLAGDEVVEHVSALVEGVFDRLKPLLAAAESVLADAPAASALHRIRPAVTEALGGLIVGAGFVSAPRVLADSEFGFEWWTGSAGEPPSQLFISLDPGSENFLDYTRQSWFTVPRDTGRRHINGPYVDYLCTDEYTLTFTIPVVSAGTFAGVVGADVYVREFERAVRPRLRSLGRGAALLNAQGRVIVSNSVRQATGSLVREVDVPAWWSSGAEPGPGLRRCGDSPIVLVR encoded by the coding sequence GTGACCGACACCCGCACGCTGGCCGGCGACGAGGTCGTCGAGCACGTTTCCGCATTGGTGGAAGGGGTTTTCGACCGGCTGAAGCCGCTCTTGGCGGCCGCCGAGTCGGTGCTGGCCGACGCGCCGGCCGCCTCGGCGTTGCACCGGATCCGCCCGGCCGTCACCGAGGCCCTCGGCGGCCTGATCGTCGGCGCGGGGTTCGTCAGCGCGCCCCGGGTGCTCGCGGACTCGGAGTTCGGCTTCGAGTGGTGGACCGGCTCCGCCGGCGAGCCGCCGTCCCAGTTGTTCATCAGCCTCGACCCGGGCAGCGAGAACTTCCTGGACTACACGCGCCAGTCGTGGTTCACGGTCCCGCGCGACACCGGCCGCCGGCACATCAACGGCCCGTACGTCGATTACCTGTGCACCGACGAGTACACGCTGACGTTCACCATCCCGGTGGTCTCGGCCGGCACTTTCGCGGGCGTGGTGGGCGCGGACGTGTACGTGCGCGAGTTCGAGCGCGCGGTCCGCCCGCGGCTGCGGTCGCTCGGCCGCGGCGCGGCGTTGCTGAACGCGCAGGGCCGGGTGATCGTGTCCAACAGCGTCCGCCAGGCGACGGGGTCGCTGGTGCGCGAGGTGGACGTCCCGGCGTGGTGGTCGTCGGGCGCGGAGCCCGGGCCGGGGCTGCGCCGGTGCGGGGACTCGCCGATCGTGCTGGTGCGCTAG
- a CDS encoding FadR/GntR family transcriptional regulator, translating into MRQGMSHSARSAMFAPLGQVGRAEAVAARLVDAITLGLLADEEQLPSEADLAAQFGVSTVTVREALVALRQQGLVETRRGRSGGSFVRTPANPPADVWRERLREVSLSDLRDVGDHYLAIAGAAAKLAAERSSPEDVERLRLATDDLRTARGIDFTRAERQFHLEIAAAAQSPRLTHEEVHLQRELGGLLWLPLGAHPHEEHAAITAAIASADGDLARKLTEEHLLGALDRLADVHLDLLTP; encoded by the coding sequence ATGCGCCAGGGGATGTCGCACAGCGCGCGCTCCGCCATGTTCGCCCCGCTCGGGCAGGTCGGGCGGGCGGAGGCGGTGGCGGCGCGGCTCGTCGACGCCATCACCCTCGGCCTGCTCGCCGACGAGGAGCAGCTGCCCAGCGAGGCCGACCTGGCCGCGCAGTTCGGCGTCTCGACCGTGACGGTCCGGGAGGCGCTCGTGGCGCTGCGGCAGCAGGGCCTGGTCGAGACGCGGCGGGGGCGCAGCGGCGGCAGTTTCGTCCGCACGCCGGCCAACCCGCCCGCGGACGTCTGGCGCGAGCGGCTGCGGGAGGTGTCGCTGTCCGACCTGCGCGACGTCGGCGACCACTACCTCGCGATCGCCGGGGCCGCCGCGAAGCTCGCCGCCGAGCGCAGCTCCCCCGAAGACGTCGAGCGGCTGCGCCTGGCCACCGACGACCTCCGCACGGCGCGCGGCATCGACTTCACGCGGGCGGAGCGCCAGTTCCACCTGGAGATCGCCGCGGCCGCGCAGTCGCCGCGGCTGACGCACGAAGAGGTGCACCTGCAACGGGAGCTGGGCGGCCTGCTGTGGCTGCCGCTCGGGGCTCATCCGCACGAGGAGCACGCGGCGATCACCGCGGCGATCGCGTCGGCCGACGGCGACCTGGCCCGCAAGCTCACCGAGGAGCACCTCCTCGGCGCCCTCGACCGGCTCGCGGACGTGCACCTCGACCTGCTCACCCCCTAA
- a CDS encoding gamma-aminobutyraldehyde dehydrogenase: MQELKHYVGGAYVESKSGRTAEITDPVTGRPYCTAPIAGPDDVDHALRVAATAFETWRATTPAQRQLALLKIADALEARADEVVRVESANTGKPIALTLAEEIPMVLDQVRFFAGAARVLEGRSAGEYMEGHTSFVRREPIGVCAQVTPWNYPLLMAIWKIAPALAAGNTIVLKPSDTTPASTLLLAEIAGEFLPPGVFNVVCGDRDTGRALVEHEIPAMVSITGSVRAGIEVAKSAANDVKRVHLELGGKAPVIVFGDADLEAAAEAIAVAGYFNAGQDCTAATRVLVADEVHDEFVGALARQAEGTKTGKPDDEDVAYGPLNNAAQLDKVAGFIDRLPEHATVHCGGRRVGDEGYFYEATVVSGVKQDDEISQNEIFGPVITVQRFSDEAEALADANAVQYGLASSVWTRDHQRAMRFAAKLDFGCVWINTHIPLVAEMPHGGFKKSGYGKDLSLYGLEDYTRIKHVMSAL; this comes from the coding sequence GTGCAGGAGCTGAAGCACTACGTCGGCGGCGCGTACGTCGAGTCCAAGTCGGGCCGGACGGCGGAGATCACCGACCCGGTCACCGGGCGCCCCTACTGCACCGCGCCGATCGCCGGGCCGGACGACGTCGACCACGCGCTGCGGGTCGCCGCGACCGCGTTCGAGACCTGGCGCGCGACGACGCCCGCCCAGCGCCAGCTCGCCCTGCTGAAGATCGCCGACGCGCTCGAAGCCCGCGCCGACGAGGTCGTGCGCGTCGAATCCGCGAACACCGGCAAGCCGATCGCGCTGACCCTGGCCGAAGAGATCCCGATGGTCCTGGACCAGGTCCGCTTCTTCGCCGGGGCCGCGCGCGTGCTCGAAGGGCGCTCGGCGGGCGAATACATGGAAGGCCACACGTCCTTCGTCCGCCGTGAGCCGATCGGCGTCTGCGCCCAGGTCACGCCGTGGAACTACCCGCTGCTGATGGCCATCTGGAAGATCGCGCCCGCGCTGGCCGCGGGCAACACGATCGTGCTCAAGCCGTCCGACACGACCCCGGCGTCGACGCTGCTGCTCGCCGAGATCGCCGGGGAGTTCCTGCCGCCGGGCGTGTTCAACGTCGTGTGCGGCGACCGCGACACCGGCCGCGCGCTGGTCGAGCACGAGATCCCGGCCATGGTGTCGATCACCGGCTCGGTCCGGGCGGGCATCGAGGTGGCCAAGTCCGCCGCGAACGACGTCAAGCGCGTGCACCTGGAGCTGGGCGGCAAGGCGCCGGTCATCGTCTTCGGCGACGCCGACCTCGAAGCCGCCGCGGAGGCCATCGCCGTCGCGGGCTACTTCAACGCGGGCCAGGACTGCACCGCCGCGACCAGGGTGCTGGTCGCCGACGAGGTGCACGACGAGTTCGTCGGCGCGCTGGCCCGGCAGGCCGAGGGCACGAAGACCGGCAAGCCGGACGACGAAGACGTCGCCTACGGTCCGCTCAACAACGCGGCCCAGCTGGACAAGGTGGCCGGGTTCATCGACCGGCTGCCGGAGCACGCGACCGTCCACTGTGGCGGCAGGAGGGTCGGCGACGAGGGTTACTTCTACGAGGCCACGGTCGTCTCCGGCGTGAAGCAGGACGACGAGATCAGCCAGAACGAGATCTTCGGGCCGGTCATCACCGTCCAGCGGTTCTCCGACGAGGCCGAGGCCCTGGCCGACGCGAACGCCGTCCAGTACGGCCTCGCGTCCTCGGTCTGGACCCGCGACCACCAGCGCGCGATGCGTTTCGCGGCGAAGCTCGACTTCGGCTGCGTCTGGATCAACACGCACATCCCGCTGGTCGCCGAAATGCCGCACGGCGGCTTCAAGAAGTCCGGCTACGGCAAGGACCTCTCGCTGTACGGCCTCGAGGACTACACCCGGATCAAGCACGTCATGAGCGCCCTGTGA